A stretch of Gambusia affinis linkage group LG10, SWU_Gaff_1.0, whole genome shotgun sequence DNA encodes these proteins:
- the LOC122838340 gene encoding eukaryotic initiation factor 4A-I-like — MSADYENRDIGPEGMEPDGIIESNRNQIVDSFDEMNLREALLRGIYAYGFEKPSAIQQRAIIPCIKGYDVIAQAQSGTGKTATFAISILQQIDVEMKATQALVLAPTRELAQQIQKVVLALGDYMGASCYACIGGTNIRSEVQKLQAEAPHIVVGTPGRVFDMLTRKNLSSKNIKMFVLDEADEMLSRGFKDQIYEIFQKLSSNIQVVLLSATMPANVLDVTKKFMREPIRILVKKEELTLEGIRQFYINVEKEEWKLDTLCDLYETLTITQAVIFINTRRKVDWLTEKMHARDFTVSALHGDMDQKERDLIMREFRSGSSRVLITTDLLARGIDVQQVSLVINYDLPTNRENYIHRIGRGGRFGRKGVAINMVTEDDKRTLRDIETFYNTTVEEMPMNVADLI, encoded by the coding sequence ATGTCGGCTGACTATGAAAACAGGGATATTGGCCCAGAGGGCATGGAGCCAGATGGCATCATCGAGAGCAACCGGAACCAGATCGTGGACAGTTTCGATGAGATGAACTTGCGCGAAGCTCTGCTCAGGGGAATTTATGCCTATGGTTTTGAGAAGCCATCTGCTATTCAGCAAAGGGCTATTATCCCTTGTATCAAGGGTTATGATGTGATTGCTCAGGCCCAGTCTGGCACTGGGAAGACTGCCACCTTTGCCATTTCCATTCTCCAGCAGATTGATGTGGAGATGAAAGCCACCCAGGCGCTGGTTCTGGCTCCTACCAGGGAGCTGGCACAGCAGATTCAGAAAGTGGTGCTAGCCCTGGGTGACTACATGGGAGCCAGTTGCTACGCCTGCATTGGAGGCACCAACATCCGCAGTGAGGTCCAGAAGCTGCAGGCTGAAGCCCCCCACATCGTGGTGGGAACCCCTGGGCGAGTCTTTGACATGCTGACTCGTAAAAATCTCTCGTCCAAAAACATCAAGATGTTTGTGCTTGATGAGGCCGATGAGATGCTGAGTCGAGGATTCAAGGACCAAATCTATGAGATCTTCCAGAAATTGTCCAGCAACATCCAGGTTGTCCTCCTGTCGGCCACAATGCCAGCTAATGTCTTGGACGTCACAAAGAAATTTATGCGGGAACCCATCCGGATCCTGGTGAAGAAGGAGGAGCTGACCCTGGAGGGCATTCGCCAGTTCTACATCAATGTGGAGAAAGAGGAGTGGAAGCTGGACACACTGTGCGACTTGTATGAAACCCTGACGATCACACAAGCAGTCATCTTCATCAACACCAGGAGGAAAGTAGACTGGCTGACTGAGAAGATGCATGCCAGAGACTTCACCGTCTCTGCTCTGCACGGCGACATGGACCAGAAGGAGAGAGACTTGATCATGAGGGAGTTTCGCTCTGGTTCCAGTAGAGTTCTGATCACCACTGACCTGCTGGCCAGAGGGATTGATGTTCAGCAGGTGTCCCTGGTTATCAACTATGACCTGCCAACCAACAGAGAAAACTACATTCACAGGATTGGTCGTGGCGGTCGCTTTGGCAGGAAAGGAGTAGCCATCAACATGGTGACCGAGGACGACAAACGAACCCTGAGGGATATTGAAACATTCTACAACACCACCGTGGAAGAGATGCCCATGAATGTGGCCGACCTCATCTAG